The genomic DNA AGATCAGCCGACCGGCCGGGTGGTTCATATACCTAACGGGCGCCTTTTTCTGGTAGCGCAGTCCAACTACAACTATGGCTTCCCTTATATCTGGCATGAAGTGCCCGTGCATCTGACCTTTGAAAGTAACTGGCAGAAGGCAAAAGGCATTTTGCTTGAATCCGCTGCCCGCAACTGTGAGAAGCTCTCGGAACAAACGATGTTGCAGGTGAAGAGGCGCTCTCAGCGGCACCTGATCTTTTTTGATGACCTGGACCCGAAGATCTATACTAAGGTAATAGATAACGGCATTCAGCTTACGGTGCGCTACCTGAGCAGAATTGCCGGCAGAAGGAAAAGCGAGCACCAGATCTGGGAAGAAGTGCTGCCGCAGTTTTTAGCAGCACCGGATATACAGTTTGCCTATCCTACCACCCGTTTTTACCAGACGCCGCCCGGCACCCAATCGCCCATGTACCCGCAGGTTGGGGATTGAAGTCCGGCAAACGAATGCCATCTCTTAACTCCTGCCCCGGTTATCACTTGTCATGAAACAGGTATTATACCTGGTCTTGATAGCGGGTAAAGTTGGAATTACATTCAGCAAGTATGGCCCTTAAAAGGGGTAACCAATGGCAATATTCAGCGTCATGCCGGTTTCCCCCTTAAACGAAGGAGTGAAGTCGCTGAGCACGTTGCGTTCTCCTTTGGGTAAGTAGGGGACCTGCACCGGTATGCCCAGGTCAAATCGGATCACAAAGAATTCGATGTCCACGCGTACGCCAAAACCGGTTCCGATCGCCAGCTGATCCATTAAATTGCTGGCCTTGAAAGCAGCGCCAGGCTTCTCGGCTGTCTCACGGAGCAGCCAGATATTACCGGCATCCACAAACAGGGCTCCTTTAAAAAAGCCCGTGATAGGGAAGCGGTATTCCACGTTTGCTTCGAGCCGGATATCACCGGTTTGGTCAAAATAGGATGTCTGGATGCTATCCGGAACATTGTATGATCCAGGCCCGATACTGCGGGGCTGAAAGGCCCGGATGCTGTTGGGGCCGCCAATGGTAAACTGCTTGACATAGGGCATGGTGTTCGAATTGCCATACGCGAAACCCACTCCAGCTAAAAGGCGTGTAACAAGTTGGCTTTCTTTTCCGAAGTTGAAGTAGTACCTGAAATCGTTTTCAACCCGCGTGTACTGCGAATAAGCCTTGCCAAAGAGCGTGCGACCTACCGAATCGGTTGGGCTGGACTGCCCGGTCAGGCTTTGCAAAGCATTGATGGCATTTCCTGATAGATCGATATTGACATTGTTAAAGAACTGATGCGTGCGCTGCTCATAGATCTGCGTATTCCAGGTTAGGTTATACATGGTTCCGATGATGAATTGCTCCTCGAAGCTGCGCTGTAAAAACTCACTTGAATCGAGCAGCGCTTTAAATTTGTCGGACGTATTAGCCAGCTGCACAAACTGCAGGTTAATCGGCGTTACTTCGTGCGTGATTGTTGGCCTTGGACGCCAGTTGTAGCCATAGGTGGCATGAAAGGAATTTAACTGAAAAAAGTTAACCCTGTTCTGGTAATCGAACCCCAGGGTCATGGTGGTATGCGGTGCAAACTGCGAGCGAAGGTTATGAATCTTGAAGGGCGCCACAAACCGCGGAAAGGTCAGGGCGGCTTCGGCACCAAGCTCCACTGAGTTCAGGCTGGTACCCGAATTTCCGCCAGACAAAAAGCTGCCCGTCAGGCTGAGGGTTAGCAATTCTGAACCTTTCAGGGCATTCCGGTTCCGGAACGAGGCCGTGATACCCGGGCCGGCAAAGCCGTTTGTCTTGGATACGCCCTGTGCTTCGGCCTGCAGCGATTTCTTAAACGATTGTGTCAGGTATATATGGGCATCAAGCTTATCGGGGTTGAGCGTATCCACATCGTAATCAATGTTGGCATACTTGAAAGCACTCAGGCCCATCAGGCGCTGCAGCGAAAGCAACTGCTCCTGCCGCGAATAGAGGCTGTCTTTTTCAAGAAAGATATTCGGCATCAGCCGCTTGGCCTTGATGTAATTCTCATTCGGGATATAATCGTAGCCTTTAAAATGGATGGTGTCGTTTGCATACAGGCTGTCGGCCAGCGAATAACCCGTAAACACATAAATATCATCCATGGTATAAGGATGTAAAGCCGCGGCGGGAGCGGTCTTTTTCAGGCGCAGCAGCACGTCCAGCTGATGGTTACCCACCGTAGAATCTACCTGGAAGATCATCAGGTCGGGGCTGAAGTTAAAATAACCTTTGTTTTTGAGGAGGTCATCAATGCGCTCGCGCTCAGCCGTTAAGGTCTGCAGGTTATAAATATCGCCAACTTTCAGCAGGGAGCCGTCTTGTGTTTTCCGGATCGCTGTCGCTGCCTGCACAGAGTCTGTGGCAGGAAACTCGATGCGCCGGATGCGGTAAGGCTCTCCGACATTGACATGCCAGTTCACGGCCATTTTCTTCGTCGCCACGGTATCGAAGGTACTCGCTACCGCTTTGTTAAAGTATCCATTATTGTCCAGTCTCCCCCGCATGATGCTGTTGACGGTACCGGTATCGAGTTGCGAGAGCAGCACCGGCGGCTCGCCCATTTTGGTCTGTACCCAATGCTTGATCCCTTTTTCTTTTTCTGTATAAAAGGCGTTATATATCCATAATTTAAACGGAATACCCAGCAGCTTCGCATTCGGTTTTGGCCGCACCACCCCGTCAAGGTCGGTGCTTAATTTGCTAATTTCATCTTTCGACGTATTGCCGTCCACCTTCACCTCATACTTCCAGAATAGGGCCTCGCCTTCGGGTACATGTTTGGTACTGCTGCAGGCGCTGAGCAGCCCCAGCAGGCAAAGCAAGAAGAGCGCGTGGCGTAACGGGAAGTGGCGCACGTGTATGAATTTCATAGTTCTAGATTAGTTGGTGCCTGCGGGGCTGTTCTTTTTCTGCTTTTCCTCCGCCTTGGCCAGGTTCTTTTCTGCGCTGCTAAACAGCTCGGAGAAATTATTGTAATCGCGCACAAAGATCAGGGCGACACCAGTGGTGAGCACGTCGCCGCCATCCAGTATGCCGCCATACTCATTCTGGCGGAAAGCTTTTACGCGCAGTTTGCCGGATGGCGTAATACTATACTCCACGGATATATCGTTGCCAAAACCGCCTAAAGAACTTTGCTGGCTGTTATTCCCTTCCAGGCCTATATCCCCTCCAACCCGGATCGTCAGGCGGTCGTTAAGGAACTGGTGACGCAAGGCCACGTTCAGGTCTGTTTGCCCCTGGGCCGTGCCTGAAGAGTAATCTTCGTAGGAATTAACGCCCAGTTCCAGGCCTATGCCGCCCAGGTATTTGCCCGTGAGATTATTCAGCTGATCCGACATCACCTGGCTGAGGCTGTTTCGGGCAGTAGCCTGTAAACCGCCACCAGAGCTTTGCAGCGGGTCTGGCGCCATAAACCGG from Pontibacter liquoris includes the following:
- a CDS encoding BamA/TamA family outer membrane protein, whose product is MKFIHVRHFPLRHALFLLCLLGLLSACSSTKHVPEGEALFWKYEVKVDGNTSKDEISKLSTDLDGVVRPKPNAKLLGIPFKLWIYNAFYTEKEKGIKHWVQTKMGEPPVLLSQLDTGTVNSIMRGRLDNNGYFNKAVASTFDTVATKKMAVNWHVNVGEPYRIRRIEFPATDSVQAATAIRKTQDGSLLKVGDIYNLQTLTAERERIDDLLKNKGYFNFSPDLMIFQVDSTVGNHQLDVLLRLKKTAPAAALHPYTMDDIYVFTGYSLADSLYANDTIHFKGYDYIPNENYIKAKRLMPNIFLEKDSLYSRQEQLLSLQRLMGLSAFKYANIDYDVDTLNPDKLDAHIYLTQSFKKSLQAEAQGVSKTNGFAGPGITASFRNRNALKGSELLTLSLTGSFLSGGNSGTSLNSVELGAEAALTFPRFVAPFKIHNLRSQFAPHTTMTLGFDYQNRVNFFQLNSFHATYGYNWRPRPTITHEVTPINLQFVQLANTSDKFKALLDSSEFLQRSFEEQFIIGTMYNLTWNTQIYEQRTHQFFNNVNIDLSGNAINALQSLTGQSSPTDSVGRTLFGKAYSQYTRVENDFRYYFNFGKESQLVTRLLAGVGFAYGNSNTMPYVKQFTIGGPNSIRAFQPRSIGPGSYNVPDSIQTSYFDQTGDIRLEANVEYRFPITGFFKGALFVDAGNIWLLRETAEKPGAAFKASNLMDQLAIGTGFGVRVDIEFFVIRFDLGIPVQVPYLPKGERNVLSDFTPSFKGETGMTLNIAIGYPF
- a CDS encoding mechanosensitive ion channel family protein gives rise to the protein MQQIYSWLEETTGISIAFQEQVLLTALVLLALWLLSRALLRFIYKRQPDLRKQYQWRKTTNYITTAVGIMLLANIWFNGFRSIATFLGLLSAGLVVALREPLLSMAGWLYLIWKRPFHIGDRIQIGDHVGDVIDIRLFQFTLNEVREWVQGDQPTGRVVHIPNGRLFLVAQSNYNYGFPYIWHEVPVHLTFESNWQKAKGILLESAARNCEKLSEQTMLQVKRRSQRHLIFFDDLDPKIYTKVIDNGIQLTVRYLSRIAGRRKSEHQIWEEVLPQFLAAPDIQFAYPTTRFYQTPPGTQSPMYPQVGD